One Hermetia illucens chromosome 4, iHerIll2.2.curated.20191125, whole genome shotgun sequence DNA segment encodes these proteins:
- the LOC119655842 gene encoding aminoacyl tRNA synthase complex-interacting multifunctional protein 1 encodes MIGVGRHLGLCSYLVNRSILKMSNIERVLANNNLAEQLLDSLKSELTAIKRELIIRKKKELIQQNNLLSKQVELAKSELIQLECRNGKEQIPVPGETAPVQSQSATKSENKQKQDQPQAKAGDAKPPKAEKEKKPKKEKPAATAGDTKKGGAAPAPEAPIDVGRLDLRVGKIVEVSKHPDADSLYLEKIDCGEANPRTVVSGLVKFVPIEEMRDRMVVVLCNLKPAKMRGVTSEAMVMCASTPEKVEVLSPPAGSVPGDLVHCEGYTRCPDAQLNPKKKIFETCAPDLKTNGELVACYKDSPLSVPGKGNVVAQSLKNVQVK; translated from the exons ATGATTGGAGTTGGCAGGCACCTTGGTCTCTGTAGTTATTTAGTTAATAGAAGCATCTTAAAGATGAGTAACATTGAGCGTGTGCTAGCCAACAATAATCTTGCCGAACAGCTCCTGGATTCGCTGAAGTCAGAG CTGACGGCAATCAAACGAGAGTTAATAATCAGGAAGAAAAAGGAGCTCATCCAACAAAACAATCTGCTATCGAAGCAAGTGGAACTAGCCAAGTCCGAGCTTATTCAATTGGAATGCCGTAACGGAAAGGAACAGATACCGGTCCCGGGTGAGACGGCTCCAGTGCAATCACAAAGTGCCACGAAGtctgaaaacaaacaaaagcaaGACCAGCCACAAGCAAAAGCCGGAGATGCAAAGCCACCCAAAGCTGAGAAAGagaaaaaaccgaaaaaggAGAAACCTGCTGCAACCGCTGGAGATACCAAAAAAGGCGGTGCTGCCCCCGCACCTGAAGCCCCAATAGATGTCGGCCGCCTTGACCTTCGCGTGGGCAAAATTGTTGAGGTTTCCAAACATCCGGACGCCGATAGCTTGTACCTGGAAAAGATCGATTGTGGTGAGGCAAATCCTCGCACTGTAGTTTCCGGCCTTGTAAAATTCGTTCCCATCGAAGAAATGCGTGATCGAATGGTTGTGGTGCTTTGTAACCTGAAGCCCGCCAAGATGCGAGGTGTAACTTCGGAGGCGATGGTTATGTGTGCGAGTACCCCGGAGAAGGTGGAAGTGCTGTCGCCCCCTGCTGGCTCTGTACCTGGTGATCTGGTGCACTGCGAAGGTTACACTCGGTGCCCGGATGCTCAGCTAAATCCCAAAAAGAAAATCTTCGAAACTTGCGCCCCCGATTTGAAAACAAATGGAGAGTTAGTGGCTTGCTACAAAGATTCCCCGTTAAGTGTTCCCGGTAAGGGCAATGTTGTCGCtcaaagtttgaaaaatgttcAGGTGAAATGA
- the LOC119654350 gene encoding zinc finger protein 883-like, with protein sequence MESQCRCCLSEEPNMETVFELDLVHKLESCVNIIMEPKEEQTQRICVNCTMKLNDFYDFQELCRNSNMFFQQLKDKTCKELEQVDKSTDVDETTETPPSPEHAIELGINEGNNKESEVEQSETEAVESPKKVSCKICNKIFPSVEELQLHADTHITENNFPCSFCGMDFKHLKYRNRHVVRHTSEKKFVCQLCNGRFHDNNSLRIHSRIHTGEKPYECEICLKRFTQRSQLNTHGRTHFPEKPHPCNICSKAFAHPYLLRMHKKIHSPIKEHNCELCKKGFTLRTQLKKHMDSHKNDRQRKFQCTECGKLFHQKQNMVYHMNNHTGIKPHKCPHCTKSFRTTSHLQAHIRTHTGEKPAPKGECPFCDREVFSASELRVHLRTHTGERPYNCHLCEKRFLLRTHLVIHIRSHTGEKPFKCENCDKTFTTKSSRKKHMFTHTGEKNYECEICGKHFAQAGVRNSHRKRHDLVSKKGKIEVMDTSKREEA encoded by the coding sequence ATGGAAAGTCAATGCAGATGTTGTTTGTCTGAGGAACCGAATATGGAAACAGTCTTTGAACTTGATCTTGTCCACAAATTGGAATCGTGCGTGAACATAATCATGGAACCCAAAGAAGAGCAAACGCAACGAATATGTGTCAACTGTACGATGAAACTTAACGACTTTTACGACTTTCAAGAGTTATGTCGAAACTCGAATATGTTCTTCCAGCAACTAAAGGATAAAACCTGCAAAGAATTGGAACAAGTTGATAAGAGCACCGATGTCGATGAGACAACAGAAACTCCGCCTTCTCCTGAGCATGCCATAGAACTTGGGATAAATGAGGGAAACAACAAAGAGTCTGAAGTCGAACAAAGCGAAACTGAAGCAGTCGAGTCTCCAAAGAAAGTATCCTGCAAGATCTGCAATAAAATCTTCCCATCCGTTGAAGAACTGCAGCTCCATGCCGACACCCATATTACCGAGAATAATTTCCCTTGCTCTTTCTGCGGAATGGATTTCAAACATCTCAAATACCGAAACAGGCACGTCGTTCGTCACACTTCCGAGAAAAAATTCGTGTGCCAGCTTTGCAATGGTCGATTTCACGACAACAACTCGCTGAGAATTCACAGTCGCATCCACACTGGTGAGAAACCATATGAATGCGAAATATGCTTGAAACGATTCACACAACGCAGCCAGCTAAATACTCACGGTCGTACCCACTTTCCTGAGAAACCGCATCCTTGTAACATTTGTTCCAAAGCATTTGCCCATCCTTACCTTCTACGAATGCACAAGAAAATCCATTCGCCTATCAAAGAGCATAACTGCGAACTTTGCAAGAAAGGATTCACCTTGCGGACCCAACTGAAAAAGCACATGGACAGCCACAAAAACGATCGCCAAAGGAAGTTTCAGTGCACTGAGTGCGGAAAGCTCTTCCATCAGAAACAGAACATGGTCTACCACATGAACAACCACACAGGCATCAAACCCCATAAGTGTCCACATTGCACGAAATCCTTCCGAACGACCAGTCACCTACAAGCTCATATAAGAACGCATACGGGCGAGAAGCCAGCACCAAAAGGTGAGTGTCCTTTTTGTGATCGGGAAGTTTTCAGCGCCAGCGAGTTGCGAGTTCATCTTCGAACTCATACTGGTGAGCGACCGTATAATTGCCATTTGTGCGAAAAGAGGTTTTTGCTGCGAACACACCTCGTGATACATATCCGGAGTCACACCGGTGAGAAGCCTTTCAAATGTGAAAATTGTGATAAGACTTTTACCACGAAATCTTCGAGGAAGAAGCATATGTTTACGCACACTGGGGAGAAAAATTACGAATGTGAGATCTGCGGAAAACATTTCGCACAAGCTGGAGTGAGAAATTCACATAGGAAGCGACATGATCTGGTTAGTAAGAAGGGGAAGATTGAAGTGATGGATACGAGCAAAAGAGAGGAAGCATGA